The stretch of DNA AGGGCGATAGTGGATTGGTCCCAGGAAGCGGATGGAAGTCAGCTCGAAAGAGAGTTTAGCAATGCCTTTGATTATCTTCCCTTAATAGACCGGGTGGTTTTAGTGCTGGGTGATGTTGAGGGCATGTCTAATCGAGTTGTAGGCGACATCCTGAAGCTCAGTCCTAAAGAGGTAAGGAAAAAGCTACATCGAGGACGATTATTATTGCGTGGTAATCTAGCTATATCATTAGGTTATTAGACTGCTTGGGATAAGGTTGGATACTTTGAGTAGAAGGATAATTAAGCGGAGGCCTAGGCCTAAGAAGCGTGACATAACCTGCAAGAGGGCAACGGACTTGATTACGGACTATTTAGACGGGGAACTCGACCCGGGTATAAACTCGGCGTTTGAAGAGCATTTGGGGGAGTGTCCGGATTGTGTGGCTTTCTTAAAGACCTATAAGAAGACGGTGCAGATTTTTAAATCCGTATACCGGGATATGTCCTCGAAGAAAATGAACAAAAGGGTAGAGAAAACCATAAAAGAGAGGATCAAGGGCAAGGGGTAGCGATAGTCCTGAGGATTAATTCTCGGCGTAGGGGATATTATGGTTTCTACCGCGGTGGCCCATTGTAAGAAAACCAAAAGCTTTTTTCTAACGTATATATATGATAAAATGTGTTTCAAATCACAAAAGGGAGGTAAGCAAGATGAAAAAGGCGACGTTAGTTGCTTTTTCAGTGTTGTTTTTTGTTTTTGCTTTCGCTGTTTCATCCAGCTTTGCGGGAAAAGAGGAAGGCACCAAAGTAACAGTGGAGGGTAATGTAATTTGTCTGATCCCGGATTACCAGAAGGGGACGGTTAACCCGGTAATCGCAACCGGGCCTTGTAATAATGTTCCACCACATTCGCATCTTTTGGTAGGTAAGGATGGCAAGGTCTATACCCTCCAGGGTTTACAAGAGGGTTTGATGCCGATATTGGCGAATCCCAATCATACCAGTGTGTCGGTAACCGGCATCGCTAAGGAAAATCCGGGCGGCTGGGTTTTATATGTACAGTAATTTTTTCTAGGGCAATTTCTAAAAGAGGAAAGAATGGCTAGCATGTTCTTTCCTCTTATCTTCTCACTTTATCTTTTTCCTTCCTGTTCCTTCATGGTGAGCCCTTCTCTTTCCTCAGTATAAACTCCGTCGAACCATGAGCTCTTCGATAACCAAGAGCCTGCCCTGCGAAGCACAAACTCCCCGAAGAGTTTATTCACTTTTTATGTCATCCTGGGCGGCAGCGAAGGATCTAGATTCTTCGCCGTAGCTTGTCAAAGACGAAGGGCTCAGGATATGGGCATTTTTATTTCTCTTTACCAGCGGATGTAAATCCGCTCATACTGAGCCTGGTCGAAGTATGAATTTAGAACCTAAGAAGTTCGTCCTTCGACTGGACTCAGGACGAACGGGATTATCGACAGGCTTACCACTCAGAACGAAGGTGGGAATTATTGACTTGGTTATGGTATTCAGAATGACAGCAGTGAAGTTCTGTCTCTGGGTACAACTTGTGTTGACAATGTCTGTAAGCTCAAACCATAAAACCAGAAAAAGAAATCGAGCGTATATTAGGGACGAAATCGAACAGGTTGGATGTTGATGGAAGCAAACGCAATAGTGCAGGAGCAAAAGCAGGTAGCTTTAAGCATGGTTGATTCTCTACGCAAGCACTGGCCCGAGTATCTGATGGAAGGCGCGGAACTTGGGTTGTTTATGATTTCGGCATGTATAGTTACCACGGTATTAGAGCACCCGGTTTCGCCCATCAATCAGCTCATTCCCGACCCCTTTCTCCGCCGAATGCTTATAGGCATTGCCATGGGCCTCACTGCGATTGGCATTATTTACTCTCCTATTGGTAAGCAATCAGGTGCTCATTTCAACCCATCGGTTACTTTGACATTTCTTCGCCTTGGAAAGGTCAAGTCCTGGGATGCATTTTTTTATGTAATTGCCCAATTCGCCGGCGGATTGATCGGGGTTTTGATTGCGGCTCTGATTATTGGCAATGCGATTTCACACCACTCGGTTAATCATGCCGCTACGGTTCCGGGTATGAATGGCCCGCTGGTGGCATTCCTGGCTGAGGTGGTCATTTCCTTTGTACTCATGTCTGTGGTCCTTCGGGTGTCGAACACGAGAAATATCGCCAGGTTTACCGGTTTATTCGCCGGTGTCCTGGTGGCGACATACATCGCGATTGAAGCGCCGCTTTCCGGCATGAGCATGAACCCGGCCCGCACATTTGCGTCGGCCCTGCCGTCTCAGGTGTGGACTCATATATGGATCTATTTCACCGCTCCGGTGATTGGGATGTTGTTGGCGGCAGAGGTTTATCTACGGATAAAAGGGGCTGGGAGCATCCAATGCGCTAAGCTGCATCATCAGAACGACAAGCGCTGCATACACTGCGGTTACCCCGGGGCCGTGAAAGTTCGGAATTAAGACGGAAAAAAAAGAGATTGGGAGGAAAATATCATGATTCAAGTCAAGGGTTTTATCGTTACAGCTTTTATCCTGGTTATGGCTGCTACCAGCCAGGCACAGGTGATGGAAAAGAAGTCTCTTTCGCTTGATGGAGCGAGGAAGGTCATAGCCGCGGCGGAAGCGGAAGCCAAGAGACTTAATGCTCCCGGAGGGGTTATTGCCGTGGTTGATGATGGAGGCAACCTGATGGCGCTCGAACGCCTTGACGGTACTTTTGCTGCCGGCGCAAACATCTCGATCGGTAAGGCTAGGACGGCAGCAATATTCAAGCGGACGACTTCGGTTTTCGAGGAGATCATAAAGAATGGCCGCACTTCGATGGTTGCGCTTGTCGATTTCACCCCACTGCAGGGCGGTGTGCCGATTATATTCGATGGAGAGGTCATAGGAGCAGTGGGTGTGAGCGGTGCGGCCAGTGCAAAGCAAGACGAGGAGCTGGCGATAGCCGGAGCCAACGCGATTATGTCTACATCGGCCAGCACCAAGAATGGGTCTCAGTCTATCACCTATTTTGACAAGAATAAGGTTTCAACCGCATTTGCCAAGGGAATGCCACTGACTGAGATTAGTAATTACAAGGTTCATGCCAGCCGGCGTACTGAGCCGGGGATGGCCGAGGTGCATGTAAAAGACACCGACATTATCTACGTGCTGGAAGGGTCTGCAACTTTAGTCACAGGCGGTACAGTGGTCGACGGAAAGGCGACGGCCCAGGACGAGATCAGAGGGAAGGAGATTAGCGGAGGCCAGGCGCAGAAGATTACCAAGGGAGACGTGATTATCGTCCCTGCCGGTACGCCGCACTGGTTTAAAAATGTTCAAGGCCCGGTGCTCTATTACGTGGTGAAGGTGGGTTAGGGGGTTTTAGGTTACTGGTATTTTGAGTAAATAAACCTAATATTTTTTGATTATCCTCCCCCGTGAGGGGAGCGGTATTTGATGTGTCAGGACGCATCAAATGGAAATAAAAATCAGGATGGGGGGATAATAAATTAACCCCCCACCTTCAATCCTCCCCCGCTAGGTGGGAGGAAAATTTAAAAACCTTAGTAGAGGGTAATTAATATGAAATTTATTACAGGTTTGGCATTTATTTTTCTTTTAACATTTAACATAGCCACCGCCCGGGCCGAGCTGCCAGTCAAACCGGTGCTCACATTGGAAGCGGCAAAAAAGATAGTCGATGCGGCGGAAGCAGAGGCCATAAAGAGGGGTGCTACGGTAGTGATTGCCGTAGTGGACGATGGCGGAAACCTTATTCTGCTGGAGCGTCTCGACGACACCCAGGTGGCCAGCGTAGAAGTTGCCATTGGCAAGGCGCGTACCGCCGCAATATTCCGGAGGCCGAGCAAGGTATTTGAGGACCAGGTTTGTGACGGGCGAGTGGCCGCAATTGCCCTACCCGGTGCAACGCCCCTTCAGGGCGGGCTTCCTATAATCGTTAACGGAAAGGTCGTTGGAGCCATTGGTGTTAGTGGGAATACACCACAGGAGGACGAGGATATAGCTAAAGCCGGAGCGGCGGCGGTCACGGAGACGGCAATTCAAGGAGGCGGCAGATGAAATCGCTTTTAATTTTCTTTTTTTTAACAACGCTATTGTTTTTATCGAGTGGTTTAACAGTAAGCCGCGCTCAATCTAATGCCGAGATTCCAACCGGTGCACCCGATGCAGTCATTGACCTGGCCACTCCTGGGGGTGTGGCGATGGTCAAAGGCCAGTGGCGCTACAGCGATACTAAAATCATCGAGGTTGATTTCAAAACACCCGGGGCAGACGGCCAGCCAACAGGTGAATCAATAAAGACTTATGATTACACACCCAAGGCAGGCGGAGCGGATTTTGACGATTCGAGATGGGAAGTAATAGCCCCCACTAGTCTTAACAAGCGCCGTTCAACCGGCAGGATTTGCTTCAACTGGTACCGCATAAAATTGACCATCCCGGATAATATCGGAAACTTTGACCCGACCGGGTCGACCGTTGTATTCGAGACGGCGCTCGATGACTATGCGGAAATTTGGGTTGACGGCGAGTTGCCGCGGGTGCTCGGACAAAATGGCGGGTCCGTCATCGCCGGCTGGAATGCAGCCAATCGCCTGGTGGTTGGGCGCAGTGTTAAACCCGGCCAGCAGATTCAACTGGCTGTTTTTGGAATCAACGGCCCGATCTCCAATCCCCCAACCAACTTTATATGGATGCGCTATGCAAAGCTGGAGTTTTACAAGGGCAGTAAGGTGCCTATCGCGGTCACGCCGCAAGAGGTTAATGTCGAGGTAATAAGGCTAGACCCGAAGATGGATGCGATTGTCGGCCAGAACCCCAAGATATTCAAGTTAGCCGAGGGATTCAAGTTCACCGAGGGCCCGATCTGGGTTAATAATGGCGCATATCTTCTCTTCAGCGATCCAAACAGCAACATCATTTACAAGTACACGTCGGATGGTCAACTCTCCGTGTTTCGGGAGCCGAGCGGATACTCCGGCGCTGATATAGCCGAGTACGGCCAGCCCGGGTCGAATGGGTTAACGCTGGATAGGGAAGGGAGGCTCACTATTAATGAGCACGGTAATCACCGGGTCACGCGCATTGAAAAAGATGGCACAGAAACGGTTCTTGCCGATAGCTACCAGGGTAAACGGCTCAACAGCCCGAATGACCTGGTGTATCGCTCCGACGGAACCCTTTACTTCACCGACCCGCCCTTCGGGCTGCCCAAGTTTTTCGATGACCCCAGGAAAGAATTGCCTTTTAGCGGCGTCTATTCTATTCACAAAGGAAAACTTCAACTCATAAGCAAAGACCTGACCGGCCCAAACGGGATAGCATTTTCTCCAGACCAGAAATACCTGTATGTGGGCAACTGGGATGAAAATAAGAAAGTCGTCATGAGGTATGAGGCCAATGCCGACGGGACGTTATCAAACGGCAAGGTTTTCTTTGACATGACCAGCGCGCCGGGGGAGGATGCCCTTGACGGAATCAAGGTGGACCTGGAGGGAAATCTCTATGTGTCCGGCCCGGGAGGGCTTTGGGTGATTTCTCCGGAAGGAAAACACCTGGGAACAATAATAGCCCCCAAGCATATACATAACATGGCCTGGGGGGATGAAG from Thermodesulfobacteriota bacterium encodes:
- a CDS encoding sigma factor-like helix-turn-helix DNA-binding protein → RAIVDWSQEADGSQLEREFSNAFDYLPLIDRVVLVLGDVEGMSNRVVGDILKLSPKEVRKKLHRGRLLLRGNLAISLGY
- a CDS encoding heme-binding protein → MIQVKGFIVTAFILVMAATSQAQVMEKKSLSLDGARKVIAAAEAEAKRLNAPGGVIAVVDDGGNLMALERLDGTFAAGANISIGKARTAAIFKRTTSVFEEIIKNGRTSMVALVDFTPLQGGVPIIFDGEVIGAVGVSGAASAKQDEELAIAGANAIMSTSASTKNGSQSITYFDKNKVSTAFAKGMPLTEISNYKVHASRRTEPGMAEVHVKDTDIIYVLEGSATLVTGGTVVDGKATAQDEIRGKEISGGQAQKITKGDVIIVPAGTPHWFKNVQGPVLYYVVKVG
- a CDS encoding heme-binding protein, which translates into the protein MKFITGLAFIFLLTFNIATARAELPVKPVLTLEAAKKIVDAAEAEAIKRGATVVIAVVDDGGNLILLERLDDTQVASVEVAIGKARTAAIFRRPSKVFEDQVCDGRVAAIALPGATPLQGGLPIIVNGKVVGAIGVSGNTPQEDEDIAKAGAAAVTETAIQGGGR
- a CDS encoding zf-HC2 domain-containing protein is translated as MSRRIIKRRPRPKKRDITCKRATDLITDYLDGELDPGINSAFEEHLGECPDCVAFLKTYKKTVQIFKSVYRDMSSKKMNKRVEKTIKERIKGKG
- a CDS encoding aquaporin, translating into MEANAIVQEQKQVALSMVDSLRKHWPEYLMEGAELGLFMISACIVTTVLEHPVSPINQLIPDPFLRRMLIGIAMGLTAIGIIYSPIGKQSGAHFNPSVTLTFLRLGKVKSWDAFFYVIAQFAGGLIGVLIAALIIGNAISHHSVNHAATVPGMNGPLVAFLAEVVISFVLMSVVLRVSNTRNIARFTGLFAGVLVATYIAIEAPLSGMSMNPARTFASALPSQVWTHIWIYFTAPVIGMLLAAEVYLRIKGAGSIQCAKLHHQNDKRCIHCGYPGAVKVRN
- a CDS encoding SMP-30/gluconolactonase/LRE family protein, which translates into the protein MKSLLIFFFLTTLLFLSSGLTVSRAQSNAEIPTGAPDAVIDLATPGGVAMVKGQWRYSDTKIIEVDFKTPGADGQPTGESIKTYDYTPKAGGADFDDSRWEVIAPTSLNKRRSTGRICFNWYRIKLTIPDNIGNFDPTGSTVVFETALDDYAEIWVDGELPRVLGQNGGSVIAGWNAANRLVVGRSVKPGQQIQLAVFGINGPISNPPTNFIWMRYAKLEFYKGSKVPIAVTPQEVNVEVIRLDPKMDAIVGQNPKIFKLAEGFKFTEGPIWVNNGAYLLFSDPNSNIIYKYTSDGQLSVFREPSGYSGADIAEYGQPGSNGLTLDREGRLTINEHGNHRVTRIEKDGTETVLADSYQGKRLNSPNDLVYRSDGTLYFTDPPFGLPKFFDDPRKELPFSGVYSIHKGKLQLISKDLTGPNGIAFSPDQKYLYVGNWDENKKVVMRYEANADGTLSNGKVFFDMTSAPGEDALDGIKVDLEGNLYVSGPGGLWVISPEGKHLGTIIAPKHIHNMAWGDEDGKTLYLCARGTLYRMKLNIPGVRP